A region of Selenomonadales bacterium 4137-cl DNA encodes the following proteins:
- a CDS encoding pyruvate kinase alpha/beta domain-containing protein, whose product MYWKKPGPANTASTVELALAKAAAAGIDDIVVASCSGATAELLAGKAPNVVCVTHAQGYAKPGENEMPPEVRAELVARGVKVLTTTHVLSGAERGISRKFSGAYPVEIMAHTLRMFGQGVKVCVEVAVMALDAGLIPHGREVIAIGGTGKGADTAVVLRPAHAANIVDTYVAEIICKP is encoded by the coding sequence ATGTACTGGAAAAAACCGGGGCCGGCGAATACGGCCTCTACGGTGGAGCTTGCCCTGGCCAAGGCTGCGGCCGCGGGAATCGACGATATCGTGGTGGCGTCGTGCAGCGGGGCGACGGCCGAACTGCTGGCAGGCAAGGCGCCGAATGTGGTGTGCGTGACGCACGCCCAGGGGTATGCGAAACCGGGGGAAAATGAAATGCCGCCCGAGGTGCGCGCCGAGCTTGTCGCCCGCGGAGTGAAGGTGCTGACGACGACGCATGTGCTGTCGGGAGCGGAGCGAGGCATCAGCCGCAAGTTCAGCGGCGCGTATCCGGTGGAGATTATGGCGCATACGCTGCGGATGTTCGGCCAGGGGGTGAAGGTGTGCGTGGAGGTGGCGGTTATGGCGCTGGATGCCGGCCTGATCCCCCACGGACGCGAGGTGATCGCGATCGGCGGCACGGGCAAGGGGGCGGATACTGCGGTGGTGCTGCGACCGGCGCACGCGGCGAATATCGTGGATACGTATGTTGCGGAGATTATCTGCAAGCCCTAG
- the dat gene encoding D-amino-acid transaminase codes for MGPIGLLDGRIIDLNEKIVEMEDRGYQFGDGVYEVTRVYNGKPFALKPHMDRLYRSLRELKIPAVYTFEELASFHERLIAESGYTDAAVYLQITRGVAPRAHAFPENMVPRLTMTIRPSKTNVELQTSGAKGAFVPDVRWLRCDIKSINLLGNLLAKQRGKETGAFEAVQIRDGIVTEGSSSNFFIVKDGVLWTHPVSNLILRGVTRTIIIDQLAPKLGLTVIEKGFDQAFALKAEETFVSGTNTEIMPLVRIDAATVGDGRPGPVTRKLIEAYNEFVIKECGAK; via the coding sequence ATGGGACCCATTGGACTTCTTGACGGCCGAATAATCGACCTCAACGAAAAAATCGTCGAAATGGAAGACCGCGGCTACCAATTCGGCGACGGCGTATATGAAGTAACCCGCGTCTACAACGGCAAACCCTTCGCCCTCAAACCCCACATGGACCGGCTTTACCGGTCGCTGCGCGAACTCAAGATTCCCGCCGTCTACACCTTCGAGGAACTGGCCTCCTTCCACGAGCGGCTCATCGCCGAAAGCGGCTATACCGACGCGGCCGTCTACCTCCAGATCACCCGCGGCGTCGCTCCCCGGGCCCACGCCTTTCCCGAAAATATGGTGCCCCGCCTAACCATGACCATACGCCCCTCCAAAACCAACGTCGAGCTCCAGACCAGCGGCGCCAAAGGCGCCTTCGTCCCCGACGTCCGCTGGCTTAGATGCGACATCAAATCCATAAACCTCCTCGGCAACCTCCTCGCCAAACAGCGGGGCAAAGAGACCGGCGCCTTCGAAGCCGTGCAGATCCGCGACGGCATCGTCACCGAAGGCTCCAGCAGCAACTTCTTCATCGTCAAGGACGGCGTCCTCTGGACCCATCCCGTCAGCAACCTCATCCTTCGCGGCGTCACCCGCACCATCATCATCGACCAGCTCGCCCCCAAACTCGGCCTCACCGTCATCGAAAAAGGCTTCGACCAGGCCTTCGCTCTCAAAGCCGAAGAAACCTTCGTCAGCGGCACCAACACCGAAATCATGCCCCTCGTACGCATCGACGCCGCCACCGTCGGCGACGGCCGGCCCGGCCCCGTCACCCGCAAACTCATCGAAGCCTACAACGAGTTCGTAATTAAGGAATGCGGCGCCAAATAG
- a CDS encoding MFS transporter, protein MSNLCGMNKCAGRRAGGNGLMLAALAAGWAVVYADRTALYPLLSVIAGDLALSSTEVGLLTSTYFLLYLVLQIPAGMAGDRWGLKKVLLATYALAGAGVLGLGLAGASYASLLFFVGLHGLGAGGYYPSAYGAMLQAVPPERRGVSAAVVGTGMAAGLLAGLAMSGPVYDWLGSWRAPFLLLSVPTFLMLGFFQAAVPAVRGTETASWREYRAILADRDLWLINIVTFTALYGFWVAVTWGPTFLKLERGFSLGQAGLYTGLVALTALPAGLMWGRLSDRFGRKPLALLVAPGAALTLMALSQVTSAPAIVAALLAFGLFSNSAFTPIMAAWTGDIVSSRYPGAMGAAVGVFNFVVMSAAIVAPTVSGYLRDVTGSLVPAMLAGSALVLAGSALIALLPGRLQGERKQAGP, encoded by the coding sequence ATGAGCAATTTATGTGGTATGAATAAGTGCGCGGGGCGCCGGGCGGGCGGCAACGGTCTGATGCTGGCCGCTTTGGCGGCGGGCTGGGCAGTGGTCTACGCCGACCGCACCGCACTGTATCCGCTGCTGTCGGTTATCGCCGGGGATTTGGCGCTGTCGTCGACCGAGGTTGGGTTGCTGACAAGCACTTATTTTCTCCTTTATCTGGTGCTGCAGATTCCGGCCGGTATGGCCGGGGACCGCTGGGGCCTGAAGAAGGTGCTGCTGGCTACTTACGCGCTGGCGGGCGCGGGGGTCCTCGGCCTGGGGCTGGCGGGCGCGAGTTACGCGTCGCTGCTTTTTTTCGTGGGGCTACACGGTCTGGGCGCGGGCGGGTATTATCCGAGCGCGTACGGAGCAATGCTGCAGGCGGTGCCACCTGAGCGGCGCGGGGTCAGCGCGGCGGTCGTGGGCACGGGGATGGCGGCCGGTCTGCTGGCCGGACTGGCGATGAGCGGCCCGGTGTATGACTGGCTGGGGAGTTGGCGGGCGCCTTTTCTGCTGCTGAGCGTGCCGACGTTTCTGATGCTGGGCTTTTTCCAGGCGGCTGTGCCGGCGGTGCGCGGCACGGAGACGGCGTCGTGGCGCGAATACCGGGCAATTCTGGCTGACCGCGATTTGTGGCTGATCAATATCGTAACTTTCACGGCTTTATACGGTTTTTGGGTGGCGGTTACGTGGGGGCCTACTTTTCTGAAGTTGGAGCGCGGCTTCAGCCTGGGCCAGGCGGGCTTATACACGGGGCTGGTGGCGCTGACGGCTCTGCCGGCGGGGCTGATGTGGGGCCGCCTGTCGGACCGCTTTGGCCGCAAGCCGCTGGCGCTGCTGGTTGCGCCCGGAGCGGCGCTGACGCTGATGGCGCTGTCGCAGGTGACGAGCGCGCCGGCAATCGTGGCCGCGCTGCTGGCGTTCGGGCTGTTCAGCAATTCGGCGTTTACGCCGATAATGGCGGCCTGGACGGGGGATATCGTGAGCAGCCGCTATCCGGGGGCGATGGGCGCGGCTGTGGGGGTATTCAATTTTGTGGTGATGTCGGCGGCGATCGTGGCGCCGACGGTGTCGGGGTATCTGCGCGACGTGACCGGTTCACTGGTGCCGGCGATGCTGGCGGGAAGCGCGCTGGTGCTGGCCGGGTCGGCGTTGATCGCGCTGCTGCCGGGAAGGCTGCAGGGAGAAAGAAAGCAGGCCGGGCCATGA
- a CDS encoding nitroreductase family protein, whose translation MLVSEALSRRRATRDYDPGFVIGDEVLMRLFSLVKLAPSAMNLQPWEFIVVRDAAAKKKLRACAMDQYQIKLASATVIVLGNTDMMAHFEPVYADLLALGGTTPERVEGSRRYVRRFDGDVRYRELWASRNAALAAMALMLAAQELGLDSGPMDGFYPEKVLAEFKVPANFLPVMLVTLGRRAKEPPYPRQWRRDFADMVHLDVFGEKKGRD comes from the coding sequence GTGTTGGTTTCCGAGGCGCTATCGCGCCGCCGCGCGACCCGCGATTACGATCCCGGATTCGTTATCGGCGACGAGGTTCTGATGCGCCTGTTTTCGCTGGTGAAGCTGGCGCCGTCGGCGATGAATCTGCAGCCATGGGAATTCATCGTGGTGCGGGATGCGGCGGCGAAGAAAAAACTGCGGGCCTGCGCGATGGATCAGTACCAGATCAAGCTTGCTTCGGCGACGGTAATCGTGCTGGGCAATACCGATATGATGGCCCATTTCGAGCCGGTGTACGCCGATCTGCTGGCGCTGGGCGGGACGACGCCGGAAAGGGTGGAGGGCTCGCGGCGCTATGTACGGAGGTTCGACGGCGATGTGCGCTACCGCGAGCTGTGGGCGTCGCGCAACGCGGCGCTGGCGGCGATGGCGCTGATGCTGGCTGCACAGGAGCTGGGCCTGGATTCGGGGCCGATGGACGGGTTTTATCCGGAGAAGGTTCTGGCGGAGTTCAAGGTGCCGGCGAACTTCCTGCCGGTAATGCTGGTCACCCTCGGCCGGCGGGCGAAGGAGCCCCCTTACCCCCGCCAGTGGCGGCGGGATTTCGCTGATATGGTGCATCTGGACGTTTTCGGCGAAAAAAAAGGGCGGGATTGA
- a CDS encoding L,D-transpeptidase: MRLVLCLILLCVSFCGSAHASPEIYINIPEYKLTVIDKGQVVKSYDIAVGTPYEQTPVGRFAVFLKLEQPTWYPGAKFADRTPVPAGPDNPLGSRWMEFAPSYGIHGTNVDWSISYPVSGGCIRMHDADARELYEVVEVGTPVTVAYETLLLVERKDGLYLKVLPDIYGRQTSSRERFLALFSPLSASWRTTGQPVFPLKETEDAYEVKFAVRGNSPAGGPGAVAALQRQPRTAPPLPE, translated from the coding sequence TTGCGCTTGGTCCTTTGCCTGATCCTGCTATGCGTCAGTTTTTGCGGCAGCGCTCACGCCAGTCCCGAGATTTATATCAATATCCCCGAGTATAAGTTGACGGTGATTGACAAAGGACAAGTAGTGAAGAGTTACGATATTGCGGTGGGCACGCCTTACGAGCAGACGCCTGTGGGCAGGTTCGCGGTGTTCCTGAAGCTGGAGCAGCCGACCTGGTACCCGGGGGCGAAGTTCGCCGACCGCACGCCTGTGCCGGCGGGGCCGGACAATCCTCTGGGCAGCCGCTGGATGGAGTTCGCTCCTTCGTACGGCATCCACGGGACGAATGTCGACTGGTCGATAAGTTATCCGGTGTCGGGCGGCTGCATCCGCATGCACGACGCGGACGCCCGCGAGCTTTACGAGGTGGTGGAGGTCGGTACGCCGGTTACGGTGGCATACGAGACTCTGCTGCTGGTGGAGAGGAAGGACGGGTTGTATCTGAAGGTGCTGCCGGATATTTACGGGCGGCAGACGTCGAGCAGGGAGCGTTTTCTGGCGCTTTTTTCGCCGCTGTCCGCAAGTTGGCGGACGACGGGTCAGCCGGTTTTCCCCCTGAAGGAGACTGAGGATGCCTATGAGGTAAAATTCGCCGTGCGGGGGAATTCACCTGCCGGCGGGCCGGGAGCGGTGGCGGCGCTGCAGCGCCAGCCACGGACGGCGCCGCCGCTGCCCGAGTGA
- a CDS encoding dihydrodipicolinate synthase family protein: MELKGVYPAMVTPLTPDEQIDKAAYRRVVRYCLDGGVHGVVVLGTTGEFPAMTDAMRQDAIETAIDEVKGSVPVLIGCGDTSTTKTLAQVKAAAAVKADAVLVAIPYYYPLDQAAVTRHFLAVAEASVLPVIVYNFPQMTKTAIAPDTLAKLAAHPNIIGVKDSAGDFVAMQRYLDLTTDHAFAVMSGNPALGLAAYLHGAKGGIYAGCSMVPKLCADVYNAFSRGDLPAALDLQKRASLIPLMGGFGPAPAVIKLVLSKLGVCDATVSAPLGLAPGQEEKIFAWARRLGVEVQ, encoded by the coding sequence ATGGAACTCAAGGGTGTATACCCGGCGATGGTCACCCCCCTCACCCCGGACGAGCAAATCGACAAAGCGGCCTACCGGCGCGTCGTCCGCTACTGCCTGGACGGCGGCGTCCACGGCGTCGTCGTCCTCGGCACCACCGGCGAATTTCCCGCCATGACCGACGCCATGCGTCAGGACGCCATCGAAACAGCCATCGACGAAGTCAAGGGCAGCGTACCCGTCCTCATCGGCTGCGGCGACACCAGCACCACAAAAACCCTCGCCCAGGTCAAGGCGGCCGCCGCCGTCAAAGCCGACGCCGTCCTCGTCGCCATACCCTACTACTACCCCCTCGACCAGGCTGCCGTCACCCGCCACTTTCTGGCGGTCGCCGAAGCCTCGGTCCTGCCCGTCATCGTCTACAACTTTCCCCAGATGACGAAAACGGCCATCGCCCCCGACACCCTCGCAAAACTCGCCGCCCACCCCAACATCATCGGCGTCAAAGACAGCGCCGGCGACTTCGTCGCCATGCAGCGCTACCTAGACCTCACCACCGACCACGCCTTCGCCGTCATGTCAGGCAACCCCGCCCTCGGCCTCGCCGCCTACCTCCATGGAGCAAAAGGCGGCATCTACGCCGGCTGCAGCATGGTCCCCAAACTCTGCGCCGACGTCTACAACGCCTTCAGCCGCGGCGACCTACCCGCCGCCCTCGACCTCCAGAAGCGCGCCTCCCTCATCCCCCTCATGGGCGGCTTCGGTCCCGCCCCCGCCGTCATCAAGCTCGTCCTCAGCAAACTCGGCGTCTGCGACGCCACCGTCTCCGCGCCGCTGGGACTGGCGCCGGGACAAGAAGAAAAAATCTTTGCCTGGGCGCGTCGTCTTGGCGTCGAAGTACAATAG
- the hcp gene encoding hydroxylamine reductase, whose amino-acid sequence MGMFCYQCEQTAGGTGCTKIGVCGKNEDVAALQDTLIFGLKGIAAYAHHARELGARDEQVDKFMHDALFSTLTNVNFNLSRHIDLVLKCGEMNLRVMELLDKAHIDRFGQPTPAQVFTGLKKGHAILVTGHDFLDLEEILKQSEGKGINVYTHGEMLPAHAYPELKKYPHLAGNYGTAWQNQRQEFEQFPGAIVVTTNCVMPLTANQTYGDRIFTRGVTGIEGSTHIEDRDFSAVIAKALAIPAAEAKDGDYTLTTGFHHNFILSIADKIVDAVKAGKIKRFFLIGGCDGAKPGRNYYTELAQKVPQDCVILTLACGKFRFNHLDFGDIDGIPRLLDIGQCNNAYSAIQVAVALAKVFNCGVNDLPLTLVLSWYEQKAVAILLTLLHLGVKNIRVGPTAPAFITPGVFKVLNETFGLQLITTPDEDLKAIMG is encoded by the coding sequence ATGGGAATGTTCTGCTACCAATGTGAACAAACCGCCGGCGGCACCGGCTGCACCAAAATCGGCGTCTGCGGCAAGAACGAGGACGTCGCCGCCCTCCAGGATACCCTCATCTTCGGCCTCAAGGGCATCGCCGCCTACGCCCACCACGCCCGCGAGCTGGGCGCCCGCGACGAGCAGGTCGACAAATTCATGCACGACGCCCTCTTTTCCACCCTCACCAACGTCAACTTCAACCTTTCCCGCCATATAGACCTCGTCCTCAAATGCGGCGAAATGAACCTGCGCGTCATGGAGCTCCTCGACAAAGCCCATATCGACCGCTTCGGCCAGCCCACCCCCGCCCAGGTATTCACCGGGCTTAAAAAAGGCCACGCCATCCTCGTAACCGGCCACGACTTCCTCGACCTCGAAGAAATCCTCAAACAAAGCGAAGGCAAAGGCATCAACGTCTACACCCACGGCGAAATGCTCCCCGCCCACGCCTACCCCGAGCTGAAAAAATATCCCCACCTCGCCGGCAACTACGGCACCGCCTGGCAGAACCAGCGCCAGGAATTCGAACAGTTCCCCGGCGCCATCGTCGTAACCACCAACTGCGTCATGCCCCTCACCGCCAACCAGACCTACGGCGACCGCATCTTCACCCGCGGCGTCACCGGCATCGAGGGTAGCACCCACATCGAAGACCGCGACTTCTCCGCCGTCATCGCCAAAGCCCTCGCCATCCCGGCTGCCGAAGCCAAAGACGGCGACTACACCCTCACCACCGGCTTCCACCACAACTTCATCCTCTCCATCGCCGACAAAATCGTCGACGCCGTCAAAGCCGGCAAAATCAAGCGCTTCTTCCTCATCGGCGGCTGCGACGGCGCCAAGCCAGGCCGCAACTACTACACCGAACTCGCCCAAAAAGTGCCCCAGGACTGCGTCATCCTCACCCTCGCCTGCGGCAAATTCCGCTTCAACCACCTCGACTTCGGCGACATCGACGGCATCCCCCGCCTCCTTGACATCGGCCAGTGCAACAACGCCTACTCCGCCATCCAGGTCGCCGTCGCCCTCGCCAAAGTCTTCAACTGCGGCGTCAACGACCTGCCGCTCACCCTCGTCCTCTCCTGGTACGAACAAAAGGCCGTCGCCATCCTCCTCACCCTCCTTCACCTCGGCGTCAAAAACATCCGCGTCGGCCCCACCGCCCCGGCCTTCATCACCCCCGGCGTCTTCAAAGTCCTCAACGAAACCTTCGGACTGCAGCTCATCACCACCCCCGACGAAGACCTCAAAGCCATCATGGGCTGA
- a CDS encoding NADH:flavin oxidoreductase, with amino-acid sequence MAVSVVFDPVTVGPLKLKNRFVRSATQDFMAEPDGAVSGREVELYRALAAGEVGMIITGHSYVQQPLGRASVRQNAIFDDRFVAGYRRAAEAAHAHGAALVLQVSHAGRQTPPDWPEGQAPVAPSAVTDGSTGMTPRELTEEEIWSLVDAYAAAVGRAKASGCDGAQLHVAHGYLLSSFISPYTNGRTDKWGGSLENRVRILGEIMQRARRAAGDAYPILAKLNSTDGMPGEGYLTLDDVVATAKALEAWGVAAIEVSGGIREAKGVMSAPGIARPEQEAYFAAAAKAVKAAVKVPVILVGGLRSLAVMERVVADGSADLVALSRPLVKEPDLVARMRRGQAKASCVSCNACFNTAGLKCWLPEK; translated from the coding sequence ATGGCAGTGAGTGTAGTGTTTGATCCCGTGACGGTCGGCCCGCTGAAGCTGAAGAACAGGTTCGTCCGCTCGGCGACGCAGGATTTCATGGCTGAGCCGGACGGCGCGGTTTCCGGGCGCGAGGTGGAGCTGTACCGCGCGCTGGCGGCAGGCGAGGTGGGGATGATTATCACCGGCCATTCGTATGTGCAGCAGCCGCTGGGCCGGGCGAGCGTGAGGCAGAACGCGATTTTCGACGATCGCTTCGTGGCCGGCTACCGCCGGGCGGCGGAGGCGGCCCACGCCCATGGGGCTGCGCTGGTGCTGCAGGTGTCACATGCCGGCCGCCAGACGCCGCCTGATTGGCCGGAAGGCCAGGCGCCGGTGGCGCCGTCGGCGGTGACGGACGGTTCGACCGGGATGACGCCGCGGGAGCTGACGGAGGAGGAGATCTGGTCGCTGGTGGACGCGTACGCGGCGGCGGTGGGCCGGGCGAAGGCGTCCGGCTGCGATGGGGCTCAGCTGCATGTGGCCCACGGGTATCTGCTGTCGTCGTTTATTTCGCCGTATACCAACGGCCGCACGGATAAATGGGGCGGCAGTCTGGAGAACCGCGTCCGTATCCTGGGCGAGATCATGCAGCGGGCCAGGCGGGCGGCGGGCGACGCGTACCCGATCCTGGCGAAGCTGAATTCGACTGACGGTATGCCCGGCGAGGGGTACCTGACGCTCGACGATGTGGTGGCAACGGCGAAGGCGCTGGAAGCCTGGGGCGTGGCGGCGATCGAGGTGAGCGGCGGCATCCGCGAGGCGAAGGGAGTGATGTCGGCGCCGGGGATCGCGCGGCCGGAGCAGGAGGCGTATTTCGCGGCGGCGGCGAAGGCCGTGAAGGCGGCCGTGAAGGTGCCGGTGATTCTGGTCGGGGGCCTGAGGTCGCTGGCGGTGATGGAGCGGGTGGTAGCCGACGGGTCGGCCGATCTGGTGGCGCTGTCGCGTCCGCTGGTGAAGGAGCCGGACTTGGTGGCCCGCATGAGGCGGGGTCAGGCGAAGGCTTCGTGCGTGTCGTGCAACGCGTGTTTTAATACGGCGGGGCTGAAGTGCTGGCTGCCGGAGAAATAG
- a CDS encoding SprT family zinc-dependent metalloprotease, with product MEDLVIGSDRLTVTVTYSRRRTVRIRVAAADRIEVAAPLRFPEAEVAALLRGREAWIARQRAKLAAVAANPVNAAAEPGAKLLYLGLARQLTVLWGGVGRAEVTVEDERIFARLPAVSAAEQATALAAALRHWYVEQARAVLTERTAQWAEVLGVRPLRIFIREQKSRWGSCSSRGNVNYNWRVVMAPPAVVDYLVIHELCHMREANHSAAFWRLVEAADPDYREHRKWLRSHGALLTRLFADDG from the coding sequence ATGGAGGATTTGGTGATCGGTTCTGACCGGCTGACGGTGACGGTGACATATAGCCGCCGCCGGACGGTGAGGATCAGGGTGGCGGCGGCCGACCGCATCGAGGTGGCGGCGCCGCTGAGGTTTCCGGAGGCGGAGGTGGCGGCGCTGCTGAGGGGCCGGGAGGCCTGGATAGCGCGCCAGAGGGCGAAGCTGGCGGCGGTGGCGGCGAATCCGGTGAACGCGGCGGCGGAGCCGGGGGCGAAGCTGCTGTATCTCGGGCTGGCGCGGCAACTGACGGTGCTGTGGGGCGGCGTGGGCCGGGCCGAGGTGACTGTGGAGGACGAGCGGATTTTTGCGCGTCTGCCGGCAGTGTCGGCGGCGGAGCAGGCGACCGCGCTGGCGGCCGCGCTTAGGCATTGGTATGTGGAGCAGGCGCGGGCGGTGCTGACGGAGCGGACGGCGCAGTGGGCGGAGGTTTTAGGGGTGCGGCCGCTGCGGATTTTTATCCGGGAGCAGAAGAGCCGCTGGGGTAGCTGCTCGTCGCGCGGCAATGTAAATTATAACTGGCGGGTGGTGATGGCGCCGCCCGCGGTTGTCGATTATCTGGTTATCCACGAGCTTTGCCATATGCGGGAGGCGAATCATTCGGCGGCTTTCTGGCGGCTGGTGGAGGCGGCCGACCCGGATTACCGGGAGCACCGCAAGTGGCTGCGCAGCCACGGGGCGCTGCTGACGCGGCTGTTCGCGGACGACGGCTAG
- a CDS encoding response regulator — protein MPRVLIVDDAEFIRFSLRLMLEKNGFEVVGAAKDGADGIMKYKELKPDIVTLDITMPGMDGITALKAITASDPDAKVVVVSAMGREDIIKDAVMCGAKYFLVKPFKEEQVLETVRKVLAM, from the coding sequence ATGCCCAGGGTATTAATTGTTGATGACGCGGAATTCATACGTTTTTCTCTGCGACTGATGCTGGAGAAAAACGGCTTCGAGGTTGTCGGCGCGGCCAAAGATGGCGCCGACGGCATCATGAAGTACAAGGAGCTGAAGCCGGATATCGTCACCCTCGACATAACCATGCCGGGAATGGACGGGATCACGGCCCTGAAAGCGATCACCGCCTCCGACCCGGACGCCAAAGTAGTCGTTGTCTCGGCGATGGGGCGGGAAGACATCATCAAAGACGCGGTGATGTGCGGGGCGAAATATTTCCTCGTGAAGCCCTTTAAGGAAGAACAGGTGCTGGAAACCGTGCGAAAGGTTCTGGCGATGTAA
- a CDS encoding chemotaxis protein CheA: MADHISEPMLEMYIFETTQLMEQLEQVVLANEKSGFSQEDVNEIFRIMHTVKGSSAMMLFDNISALAHALEDAFFFLRESKPDKVDYPKLADLVLAGIDFIKNEVEKIKSGAEADGDVDELKSGVQQLLADLKNHGGAPETITTTRPVEDQKYYIGPQKEAQSKEYYQARVFFQDGCQMENIRAYTVVHGLKALADEIAYSPHNIIDDDGTADLIGKEGFLVTFSTRKSDEEVREYFNRTIFLKELDLAKVQDNPFKSENGEQAAAQAKAPAAVGCEDREQANAPQSMVSVHVTKLDRLMDLMGELVIAEAMVTQNTDLKDLELDNFQKAARLLGKITGELQDIVMSVRMVPLATTFLKMQRVVRDMCKKLDKQVELELIGEETEVDKNIIERISDPLMHLIRNAVDHGIEPAGEREAKGKRPAGQITLEARNAGSDVLIVLRDDGRGLDKEKILARARENGLVQKNESELSAKEIYSFIFLPGFSTKERVTEFSGRGVGMDVVTKNIASVGGSVYVDSEQGAGTTITLKIPLTLAIVDGMTIRVGNARYTLPITSIRESFKPRREDIITDPDGNEMIMVRGNCYPVLRLHRLFNVKEAASEFTDGIMVMVDSDSDSLCVFADELIGEQQVVVKALPNYIKSLRRVEGLAGCTLLGDGSISLILDVGGMVNMGYRQGAH, from the coding sequence TTGGCCGACCATATCTCTGAGCCCATGCTGGAAATGTATATATTCGAAACGACGCAACTGATGGAACAACTGGAGCAGGTTGTCCTGGCAAACGAAAAATCCGGCTTCAGTCAGGAAGACGTCAATGAGATATTTCGGATAATGCATACCGTCAAGGGCTCCTCGGCAATGATGTTGTTCGACAATATTTCCGCCCTGGCACATGCGCTGGAGGATGCCTTCTTTTTCCTCCGTGAGAGCAAGCCGGACAAGGTCGACTACCCGAAGCTGGCCGACCTGGTGCTAGCCGGTATCGACTTCATAAAAAACGAAGTCGAAAAGATCAAAAGCGGAGCGGAGGCCGACGGCGACGTCGACGAGCTGAAAAGCGGCGTACAACAGTTACTTGCCGACCTGAAAAATCACGGCGGTGCACCGGAGACTATAACAACAACCAGACCGGTCGAAGACCAGAAATACTACATCGGTCCCCAGAAAGAGGCGCAGTCCAAGGAGTACTATCAGGCGAGAGTGTTCTTCCAGGATGGCTGCCAGATGGAGAATATCCGCGCTTACACGGTTGTTCACGGTCTCAAAGCTTTGGCTGATGAAATCGCATACTCGCCGCACAACATCATCGATGACGACGGCACGGCGGACCTGATCGGCAAGGAAGGTTTTCTCGTCACCTTTTCCACCCGGAAAAGCGATGAGGAGGTCCGGGAGTATTTCAACAGGACAATTTTCCTGAAAGAGCTTGATCTGGCAAAGGTCCAGGACAATCCGTTCAAATCGGAAAACGGGGAACAGGCCGCGGCGCAGGCAAAGGCTCCGGCCGCCGTGGGGTGCGAGGACCGGGAGCAGGCAAACGCCCCGCAGAGCATGGTGAGCGTCCATGTTACCAAACTGGACCGCCTCATGGATCTTATGGGTGAACTGGTGATCGCCGAAGCGATGGTCACCCAGAACACCGACCTCAAAGACCTGGAACTGGACAATTTCCAGAAGGCCGCCCGGCTGCTCGGCAAGATTACCGGCGAACTGCAGGACATCGTAATGTCGGTCCGCATGGTGCCTTTGGCGACTACGTTCCTGAAAATGCAGCGCGTTGTCCGCGACATGTGCAAGAAGCTCGACAAACAGGTTGAGCTGGAACTGATAGGCGAGGAAACCGAGGTCGACAAAAATATCATCGAGCGGATATCGGATCCGCTGATGCACCTGATCCGCAACGCGGTCGACCATGGCATCGAGCCGGCCGGGGAGCGCGAGGCCAAGGGCAAGCGGCCTGCCGGCCAGATAACGCTCGAAGCCAGGAACGCCGGCAGCGATGTACTAATCGTCCTGCGCGACGACGGCCGGGGCCTCGACAAGGAGAAAATCCTGGCCCGGGCGCGGGAAAACGGGCTGGTGCAGAAAAACGAGAGCGAATTATCCGCAAAGGAAATATACTCGTTCATCTTTTTGCCGGGGTTTTCGACCAAGGAGAGGGTTACCGAGTTTTCCGGCCGGGGCGTCGGCATGGATGTGGTGACGAAAAACATCGCCAGTGTAGGCGGCTCCGTTTACGTCGACAGCGAGCAGGGGGCCGGCACCACGATAACGCTCAAGATCCCGCTGACGCTGGCGATAGTGGACGGCATGACCATCAGGGTAGGAAACGCCCGTTACACACTGCCGATCACATCAATACGCGAATCGTTCAAGCCCAGGCGGGAAGACATCATCACCGACCCGGACGGCAACGAAATGATCATGGTGCGCGGAAACTGCTATCCCGTTCTACGGCTGCATCGCCTCTTCAACGTTAAAGAGGCGGCGAGCGAATTTACCGACGGCATCATGGTAATGGTCGACAGCGACAGCGACAGCCTGTGCGTGTTTGCCGACGAATTAATCGGCGAACAGCAGGTGGTGGTCAAAGCCCTTCCCAACTACATAAAATCCTTGCGACGGGTGGAGGGGCTCGCCGGCTGCACGTTGCTGGGCGACGGCAGTATAAGCCTGATCCTCGATGTAGGGGGCATGGTCAACATGGGCTATCGGCAAGGGGCCCACTAA